The Juglans regia cultivar Chandler chromosome 1, Walnut 2.0, whole genome shotgun sequence nucleotide sequence ATCGGCTTCACACAAAATGAGCGTATCATctacaaacaacaaatgagaaatagtaaTAATACACCTATCCGGGATTCCAATCGAGAAGCTATTTACAAAACCATCATCTACCAAAGTCGACATCATCCTGTTTAgcgcctccataacaataacaaatagtAAAGGTGATAATGGGTCTCTTTGTCTCAAGCCCCGTGAACTCTGGAAGAAACCCTCTAGACTGCCAtttatcaaaatagaaaatctCACTGTAGAAATACACCAACAGATCCATGTCTTCCACCtttctccaaaaccacacctcccagtagatagagaatgaaatcccaattaacatgatcatacgccttctccatatctaattgGCATAATATCTCTGTGGTTCCATCCTTCATTCTACTATCaagacattcattagcaataaggaCCGCATCAAGAATCTGCCTACCTtttacaaaggcattttgaggtttagtgATAATCTTCCCTATTACCTCGCTAAGACAGTTTGCAAGCACTTTTGAGATAATCTTGTAGACCCCATTCACTAGGCTAATAGGCCGGAACTCCATAATCACCGTAGCCCCCACCTTTTTAGGTATTAATGCTAAAAAGGTggtattgagacttttctcaaattttccctCCAAGAAGCAAGTTCTTACTGTGCTAAAATTCCTCGCAGCAAGTTCTTTTGTCATGAATTTCATTTGTGTGGCAGATTAGGAATGATGGATGGTCAACAAGTTCTATACTACTGTTAAAGTGGAAGTTTTTAAGCACAACCCaaggaaggagagggagggggagaattAATTTTATGCCTCTCCTATTCTCATCTTAAGatctttttccctttgaatACAACCCCATCTACATGTTGTATGTCATTCCACTTGTAACTAAAAAGTTCACTTTTTTCATTGAAATGATACCATCCTCGACACTTTTTTGGTCCATGGTGTGGTGGAAATGCTGACACTAGTCCTATGTGGCACTTACATTTCTGTTACAATTATTATCGTAGAAAACCAATtggatccttttttttttaagcatgcaCTCGTGTGTTTCAGGTTGACATGGTCATAATTCCTGCAACAACTGGACAAATGGGTGTTTTGCCCGGACATGTACCTACAATCGCAGAGCTGAAGCCTGGGGTCCTCTCAGTGCATGAAGGAAATGACGTGACAAAGTATTTCCTTAGTAGTGGGTTTGCTTTTATCCATGCTAACTCTGTTGCAGATATAATTGCTGTAGAGGCTGTGCGAATTGACCATATTGACCCAAGCTTGGTCCAGAAGGGCCTAGCAGAATTTACCCAGAAGCTTAGTTCAGCAACAACTGAGTTGGAGAAAGCTGAGGCCCAGATTGGTGTTGAGCTTCACAGTGCTCTCAACTCTGCTCTCTCAGGCTAATGGTACCTCCAGTATTTTCTTCTCCAAACCAGTTTTGCTTCAGTGACTATTCGTTCTTCCCTTTATAATACTGGTCAAGATATCATTGTTTTGATTTCCAGGAGTGAAATAAATATCTTTCAGAGAAAACCCCATGCTTCTCTATGGTCAAGATACCTCTCTACTTGGCATATTACTACTTTCCCCTTCGAAAGATCCTGTCATTATAGGATATTTGGTTTCTGTAACATACCGAAGGAAgaaaatgtattttgttttccaGATTTCGAAGTCTTGAACTGCGGATTGAATGTTTTCTCGCACCTATTTCTTGGATTTAAGCAAAATTAAAAGAGGGTGGTGTTCATAGTTTGGGGGTGCATGGTGCAACATTTTTATTTGCTTTCACCATTGCTTAGACAAAAGATCAAATAGCAACCATACGTAGACAAGAAAATGCGATGTTTTGCAGTAGCAAGGCatgtatttcattttcctctttaTTTGATAAGATGCCAAGGATGAGAGTAGTGACTTAAAATACGCCTGGTATATGCAATGACTCCCGTCTTGCATTGCCTTGGAAGTGTTGTGAAGAATACAACAGAACAATCTCCTAATCTGTAAGCAAAAGGAGAGGCCACACTCCCTGTGGCTGTATCCCGCTCCCTGAGCCCCCTGCCAGTGTGCACCTCCTACTTCCTCCTCCATCTTCTCTCACACTTCCCCCATTAAACCTTAGCTCCTGCTGTGTGCCTTCATCTCTCCTCTCCATTCCCCAGACATCAATAAATCTCATCCTCAAAAGTAACTAACTCCCTCAACTGGGTCCCAGAATCCTCTCCACATTCAGCCAGAGCTACCCACTTCCATCGGCAAAACCATACCTCTGTAGGCAATATCACATCTCACAACCCCCTAGCAAATATGTGGTGCGCACCACCCTATCAACTCCAGAAACTCTCCGAGTTCACTCGAGGCCGTTGACAACCACCTTTGTATTCTCAGCGCCTGAAACATTAGGAACTACTCCTTGTTCTTCAGAGAATGCCCCAGCGCTGTTGTGCGTTTCCTGGCCTCCTTTCAGACCCATTCTCCAAAGCGATCGCCGCCTTTCTGGGAGGAAACTAGGGAATGTGGTCGACGTTGACTTCGAGGCTGTGTCTGGTACATGCACCATGGGGCCTACCTTcaagtcagagtcagagttaAACATTGACAATTTGACAAGCCTCTCTCCCTGGGCTTCAACCCAATGCTCACCACCAACACCTCCACCTGGATTGGGTCTCGGATTTGTGCTTCAAATGCGGAAGACTAGGCACTCGGAAGAGAGCTGTCCCCCTGTCAGTTCAAATAGCCTCTTCAACCACCATTTCGGCCCCAAAAATGAAAATCCCCTCACTGAAGGAACATGATCCACCAGATAAGCCGCAGAGACTcgttaaaaaccaaaaaaaaaaagataagccTCACAGAGTCAGAGAGGGTTTCTAGGCTAGCTGAAGTGGAAAGTTCTGGATGGTTCACGGATATCCAGTTTCTTTAGAGGATACTTTAAgaatgaagagagaaaaaatgtaAACAGAGGAATCGGATAGAAATTACTcccttaaataaattatatttatacacaGTAAGGAATCAATTTATGATTACAGCAGGGAAAAGAGAGTGaagaagcaaaaaaagaaaaagaaaaaggaaagcagCTGCTCACCCTCAACAATTCAGACGAATTgggagaggcagagagagagagagtaatacATTGGAACAATTCCATCCAAAGCCCCCTGAAGGGAACAAGGATCATTGAGTCCCAACACATCAAGTTAGAACTCTATTCTGCGAGACCATGACCAATTGGAGTCAATTTTCCGGGTCTCCAATTGCCAAAGGATAAGAGGGGAATCTTGTATTTAAAGATGGGATAAGAGCACAGACGTTTCATCACCAGATACTTTTTCCCATAACATGCCTAGAGGATCCTGTCATAACTTTGAGTGTTGTCTCCAAGGGCACCCACCTTCAAAAGCCTGCTCCAATACGTCTTCCATTCGCTTAGCGAGTAGTATCTGTTAAAATTGAGGGTATGAACGTTATTTATTCATACAGAAAAAACAAAGACCCAATCGAACACTACATACAATGAATAATCTATGCATGCAAGTCTTGGGAGCCCAATTAATGCCTTCCAAAAACTTCATATAAATGAGAAGAGTTATTCTAGTCTCAAGCCGGCGtgtaaatggtaagatttgatttgtaagattcaaattttaaaattttcctttcaaatcaaattatgccctATAAGCACTTTACTAGGTATGTTATCCACACtggcttataaatagattttttctcaaATGGGAATATCCTTCCTATGTGCATTCATGTCCAATTTCTCAAGTGCTTCATGTATGGTTTTCTTAAGTAACAGACCAAAGAATTAAAACTGGAAAGTGCATTCCATTTCCCACAATGACAACTAGGCCACGgccaaaatgaaaacaagattACCTCCAGATCGGCAAGAACAGCTGCTGGCACTTCAACCAAGTCTTTCAAATTTCTCTGGGGCAGGATAACTCTCTTGATACCACAACGGTGTGCTGCCAAAATCTGCagtttatattcaaacaaacagtTCAACAACATGACTTCGATTTCTATTTACTGAGTGAAAAGGAAGTGGTGTTGTAAGTTATTTCAGATTCGCTTAAGCAACATCTAAGCTCACTGCAAGAGGATTATTGCAAGCATACCAAAACCTACTACATTCCAATTCTAGCTAATATGAACTTGATTGGAGCACTCAAATGTTTCAACTCATTGATTATAGACACAAGAActcaaaacatttatatatttgtatccacgtacacacacacacaagcaatTTGACTCAAAAGACTATTACAGCGTCGCTTGGATTCTGTGGATTATATAAAAGCTAGGTCTGACAAGAAGTAACAATGAGATAATGACCCAAATAGCATATCCAAAAAGCATTCAGCCCAAGGTATTTAACAGGGTGATtagaaagggaaaatggttgATAAATTGATAATGAAATCCCAATTCCATAATTTGTATCATATATCCAAAGAGGCATGCATTAAATGTGAGTAAATTTCCCCTTTGGAAATGAGAATAAAGAGACATGACGTTATGCCTACCTTATCTTTGACACCACCAACAGGTAGCACAAGACCCCTTAAAGTCATCTCTCCAGTCATTGCCGTATCTGCTCTCACTCTTTTCTGACTGAATAGTGAAACCAGTGCTGTTACCAGAGTCACACCTGCTGAGGGTCCATCCTTGGGCACAGCCCCGGCAGGAAAATGTATATGAATGTCCCGGCCCTCCAGGAGATTAATTCCCTCAGAAGCTGCTAATTTAAGATCCATTGCCCTGGTTCTTACCTAAAGCATTTGAACGAGTCAGAAACAAGTTGCTTATCACTGGAATGTCTTTTGTAAGTACAGACTCTAGGGTGTACATTGACATGTGAAACAATATAACGCTATGTTTGGTCCCCAACTAGAGAAAGGGGGTTAACCagggatatttttattttctgaagtAGTGGATGGGGAAGTGCGAAATGCTAAGTAATAAATAAGGGTACGAAAAGCACTTAATGGTGAGAAAGGGAATAATGAAGGGTGACAATATGTATAAGCTGTCACCAAGTTTAGTGAAATGGCCATACGTGTGGAACTCTGAAGCTTCAGGAAACAAGAAGTTAAGTGGAAGCTACCAATGGTACATTAAACACAAACTACAGGGCCTCtctaaagaagatgatgataataatctgaaaacataatattcaatattcttCTGGTTGAAAGGCAAGGAAGACTTCTGTGAAATCAATGAGAAAAGTTATTTCTGAAAGTCATGGTGTATGCAATTGATATTGAAGAGATTCTTCAACACATTATACAAAAAATCACCATCTTATGGTGATAAATATAGTTTGGTAAAATCAGTTTGACAATTTCATATGTATAAATAATCAATCAAAACAATTCAAGAGCACACTTAAGGAGGCACTGACAAAACTGGTTAATTCAGGGCTGGTTGGGAACTAAATGTTACAATAAACCTCAGAATTAGATTACCCATGTTAATGCTATTTGTGCTGATTCCTTTATAACATCACCAAGTTGCCCTGTGAGATGCATGTCGCCCTTTCCCACCATAGCTGTTGCCTCTACAAACTGGACCTCTCCACCAAAAGCAGTCCAAACAAGCCCAACAGACACCCCAGGAGTTGCAACCCGTTCAGCTGCTTCTCTATCATCGAACCTTGGAGGCTACATTACAGTATAAATAAACCCAAATGCGGGTCagtaactgaaaaaaaaaaaaaaaatcgaaatatTTTCTACTGTTCTGAAAGTTTGCTCTAGCTTCTGGGCCACATCATATGCATAATGAGCTCAAGCCTATCTCAACGAAGCTGCACAGCAGGACATGACCCAAAACAGCAGGGAATAATAATGTTATACGTGTACTTTTTATTGgtattataacatataatagtTTTTAGAAAGCCAAACACACTATCAAGGGGACCGATAAATAACATTAAACGCCCAAAATAAACTTCTAGTCCATCAATAAATGTTTTCTTCCAAACATAAACCTTCTTATAACTTCTTAAGGTAAAACTTTAAAAGTTCTATCACCAAAATAAGTCACCTAAACAGACATCTAAGTATTATGATCTTCATATAGATCCCTGCTGCTGAGACCTCATTATCAAGAACAACTTCACAGTGAAATTGCAGCAATATGAACTTAAAAACCCATCCACACAGCTGACTGGTCTAGCAAAATGCATAATCAGTTTGACTGTGATGCAAACtgacaaaatataatttccGTAGAAATCTAAATTATCCCCAAACATGAAGTATCCtgataatagaaaaaatgcaccaagaagaaaaaaaatgacgtTAAGAAGATCATTACCCCCAGTACTTTTTCCAACATAGTCTCATCCACAACCAAGGGTGACGCAATCCTAAATTCATTTGATATCTCATGATTATTTACAGCCATTGGAATGATCTCCATTTCCACTTCACCTCCTTCAGCAAGTCTGTTTTCAAGCAGTGGTGAAGCAAGCTGGTGCACGTCTTTGCTTAATGGGACAGCTTGTTCCTGCTCCGCAACTCTCACTGCTGCTGCACGAGCCAAGGCAGCCAAATTCCTTTCCAGATTTCTAACACCAGCCTCTCTGGTATATCGCTGAATGACAAGTTTCACCATAGCCTACAACAATAAAAGCTAATCATGTATCCTATATAGTATGATGGTAAATTGTTGCAAAGCAAAGTGACTGAATAAGATGATATTGGTACACAATATTATCTTACAAAACATAAAAGCTAATCATGCATCCTGTATGGTATGATGTAAATTGTTGCAAAGCAAAGTGACTGAATAAGATGATACTGGTACACAATATTGTCTTACAAAACATGAAAGCATGGTGCCTTTCCCAGTTTAAAATAAGAGGTGATAATCacatgatttaattttatatacattCTTACTCAATAAAAACCTTGTACATAGAGTTAACTACCTCTGGAATTTGAAGGAACTCAGAACTCAACCCATGCTGATCCAGAACTCTTGGAATTAAATGTCTCATGGCTATTTTAAGCTTTTCTTCAGGTGTATACCCAGGCAACTCAATGACTTCCATCCTGTCTAAGAGTGGTGGAGGTATAGGCTGCAGCCTATTTGCGGTTGCCACAAAAACCACCTTTGAAAGGTCAAATGGAACATTTAAATAGCTATAGGCATTCTGTTAAGGAATCATTGTGAATACCATACACTGATAGGAATTTTATGGTGTGGCAATGCTTCCAGCACATGTACGGACtccatatgatgcatcactGTGGAATTTGTGTTTAATCTAGTCGGACATTATAAGTAACTTGGTCAATCATCTCATTAGTGCAAAACCGTTTTGTAATTCATAACATTATCTTAGTAACTGGGCAATATTAAGCTTAACAAAATTGTCAAAAACCATAATGGCATACGAAAACCACTAAAAAATTCCAGCAAAAAGGGTTGGAAAGcaatataacatttttcttcaGCGAGTACCTAATAAATTGGATGAGTGCAACAAAAATATACCCAGTTATCCATAACTAGGTGTCACTAAAAACATCCTGAAGAAAATAGGATACTGATCAttgaatgttttgttttgttctggaTCAAGAACCTCCAGTAGAGCTGAAGCCGGATCCCCACGCACATCAGACCCTGTTTTGTCAACCTCATCCAGTAGCATGACTGGATTACAAACAGCTACTCTCTAAAACACAACATGAACAAGAAACATTTCAGTTTACCTCAACTTTAAGGTTCCACTTACAAAATACAAGAACCAAAAAACAAGACCAAAATCATTACCCTGCACAGCATACATGATCCAAAGACATGTCTACTTAGCCACATTAAACTATCAGGACCCAGATAACTCGTCTCACATAAAAGTAAACCATTGTGAAACTCAACCAGATAATTTCAACTATGGACAAACTAAACAAACTATCTGCAGATGGTAGAAAACTGAACAGTCAATGTCACTCTTTAGCagtttagatagaaaataatcaCATTAATCGACTAAAATTcatagctaaaaaaaaaaactaaaatgccaTAGTTTGAACTTTGAGGCCAAGGCAAGAAGGTCGAGAGAGTCATGAGAAAAAAAAGGGTAGCAGGATTAACAGAAACAGTCAAAGGAGGTACATTATATTTGTCAGGAATCTTTTTTACATAGGCTCTCCAAATGCATGAGCcttgactgcttcccaatgTGTTTTGGTACACAATTCATTATTTTACTTCTATTGTTCATAGCATTATTTccaaatttaagattaaaaaaaaaaatgcacgccctttttattattttgcattCAAGGGTCCTACTACAGGTGCCAATCTTATTATACTTGGTGGTAAGCTATTCTGTGGGGCCCAGTAATCCCATGGCAAGTAAATAAGGATGCAACAACCGTCTTCCATGATAGCGCAAAAGAAATAGAGCAGTCAGGATGCTTACATGGCTACACACATAATTTTGCCCGTATGACTAGGCATATGATATTGACGGTATGCATCAAGAACCTTTAAACTGAGAGGATAAAATTTAAGGCTTaaaagtcaatatataaattagaGCTAACAATGGTTACAAATTTACAACGAATGAAGAAGGTTGAGTATGAGGATCAATAATTGGAGAGGACAGAGGTCCTTTACGCATATTGCAGCTCTAGAATTGATGCACTCAAATGCACAGaggatgaaaatttttaaaccaaaaatgaatatttgcgGGCACAGTCTCTTACGAATGTACTTCACATTTATCTGTACTTccaaattaataagaaaaactaTATGTATACTTTGCAAAATCCTGCTTTCACTAAGAAccatgatgataaatataatctTGGCCTTCCTCAATCTAAACCATCTGCATTATATCTCTGGAAAGGCAGGGAAGGGAGGATGAATCTCTGCAAATATTGGTTCActactctctctttttctttgttcttgtcatttttattttttgttgggtagggatttcttcttttttttttttttttttttgaaaaagtttcCAAGTGCCATAGATTCAATTTCCTCAAACCATTGGGAGCATATGATACAGCATATATATCAAAGGTAGTGAGAAGTATGGGATACTGCTATATTAAAATACACACATTAGCAACATACATGTATATTACCTTTAAACCCTCAATAAGACGCCCTGGCATGCTACCAATGTATGTTCTCCTGTGCCCTCTAATATCAGCCTCATCCTTAACACCACCAAGGGATATGCGTACAAATTTTCTGCCCAAAGCAGCAGCAATAGATGAAGCCAAAGATGTTTTGCCAACTCCTGGTGGGCCAACGAAGCACAACACTGGACCTCTTGCATCTGGTTTGAGCTGTAATGCAAAAAGAATTCGCTCCAAATAAACATCAAattcaacttaatttaaaaCCAACACTAATGGCTAGAAGACTCGGATTATTATTGACCTTGCGAACAGCTAGATATTCAATAATCCGTTGCTTGACCTTGACTAAACCATAGTGGTCACTATCAAGATGTTGTTTTGCAGCTTTCAGATCCAACTCATGTTCTTCACTGGTCTTCTGCCAGGGCAGATCAGCGAGAAGCTCCAAGTAAACCCGTGAACTATTATATCCAGGTTGCAGAGGTTGCATCTTTTTAAGCATtctgaatttataaaaaataaaaataaataaataaattaaagaaaacctGACACTTATGTTCTATAAATTGAAATATGAGAACTGTGCCACTTGATCAAAGTGGAGATGGTAAgtaaatatagagaaaaaattggcAAACATCAAGAATTGAGCAAACACCAGCATCGCAATTCATATTTTCTCAGAGGCTGTAATGTAagataattctaatttgttacAGGCAATGAAAACATGTCCACATAAGCTAGTCTTGAACTATTTTTCTATCATACATGTCTGCTACACAATAGAGGGCAGCCTACCCATCCCAATTGTTGCCTCTCCCatagattataaaaaaacagGGAGAAGTTTTCCTTgggtttttctcttctttttttgacaagttagaatttaaaaaaaaaactgataatgCTTGAGATTTAATGCACATTATTCAAATCTCTACTAATCTCCATGGTCTAAAAAGAATCAACTACTTTTATTGCCACACTGTAACATTATTTGGCTCCCTGTGACCGTGACCCTATCCAATACTGTAGTCCTCTTTATAAACATTTCTCAGCACATCATACCTTAACTCCCTCTGTGCATGCTTCCAGATATTTGAAGGCAATCCTGCACTTTGCATCTTCCTCTCCAAGGCAGCCAcgtcatcctcatcatcatcattgtcaCCCAGCTCCTCTTTTATAGCTCTCATCTGGAATATGTTTCAAATAAAGTAGCCATGGTAGAGGAATAATTAGCACAGCtcaagataagataagataagataatattaatataaatatttttttaatccaaaactacaaaagaaatacaaaaaataataatataatgatataagctaaactaaaataaattaagaatgtGAAGTTGCAACATACCGAAGGGAATAAGTTTAACACATTATTTACTGGTGTGTCTGTAGAatccaaatgaaaagaaaattgttgaTAAATAGAAAAGAGAAACCAAAGTTCATAGTAAAATCACCACCAACTCTTTGAGCAGTTACGTTTAATCCTTTGGTCGCAGAGGAAGCCATTGGACAAGACATAAATGTTCAGAGAATGAATGATAAttgaggcaaaaaaaaaaaaggtttctcTTTCTTGTATGCCTGCACCTGAACCCTTTCCTCTTTTTCCTGATCCAATCCCTCGGTTTATTTTCAAAAGAGTTGTCCCATCAGTATCAGTCATCTCTATGGCAATCTTTATTCAAGCAGAAAGTGTAGTCAAGCACTCTGATTAAGGTACTAGGGGTTCACTAAACCATAAAAAATGGCTTACGTTCTAATTTCTTGAAATCGTCTTGCTTTCCTTTTAACTAAGCCTTGGTGCTCTACTTGAAACTATCAGCAAGTCTCATAATCAATTAGGTTTTTTTCACTTGATCGTTTGAAGAAGGCAGAGGTAATCAATTATCTGATGCATGTGCATCACACCGCCATGAAAAAATGGAACAGAAATTGACTTGAAAGGTTCAGTTTTCCAAatccatttctctttttcttattaTACGAGGCAAATGGTTAAAGTAACTGTGATATGCATGCATCTGATCATTGGAGTTGTGCACTTCAAGAAATACAGAAACTCTTTAAGACTatcatttttcctaaaaaatccTTGACAGAAAAGGCCCTTCACACAACCAAATAAGTTGACATGAAAACGTTGTCCTTATGGAGATGAGCATTGGGAGCAAACCCCCATTAAAAATTGAGGGCACAAAATaagggagagaagagagggagggTCGGGGGCACAacctcataaatttttttatctaatctttcCACACCagttatgcataaaaaaaataactatagtTTCTAAACAACGCTAACCTGCTGACGCAAAAGGAATTCTTTCTGTGATTTCGATAGCTGTCCCTCAACCTTCTGTGTTATCTTCTCTGCCACGCGTATTGACTGTCACAagtaaacatgaacatgactAAATAAAAGCTGAAGGAAACATCAAAGCAACCAGGAAGCAAATGCATGAGATATAAACCACATATGAACTAAGAGTTACCTGTAAATGCCTATCAACTAATTCAGTAGCTTTTGAAAGCCGTACTTTCAGGTCAACTGAATCCAACATAGATAGTTGTTCTTCAAAACTTATCTCAAAGCTGGCAACAAAGATATCTGCCAATTTGTGAACAGGTACTGTCTCCAAAAGAACTTTTGTCTTTCCTCctgttttttgtttctatgtGCATATAAACATGAGTTTTTGACTGATGGAATAACAACATAAATAGGCATATGGGTAAGAAGAAGATGATACTTTTTCAAgttagagagaaaaaaggaatCTTATTGCATAAATGCAAGTAACCAAATCAATCAAGAAAGATCTGGCTCTACTAGCATCTATCCCAAAACTAGACAGCCAATATTTACttcctttttttataaataatataagttttattaaaaagataaaaatgcattcGTCAAATACACAGGTTGTATACAAGAGATATATACCTATCTAGAAAGAcgaaaagatacaagaaaatcttgTAAGTTCAGCCTCTTAAAGTCTATAATCAATATACAAATATATCATGTATGcgcatgtttatatatataaatgtatatgtatatagatatatgtaaATAGGATCTTCCATTGCCaatgttttctcctttttctgtCAACATCCAAATTTTCAGAATTTGCATCAATCATAAGAGAAAATAGCAAACCTCTACATTAATAGGAGAGCCCCAAAGACAGTAATGTCTGCCCTTCCCATGGGTAgtcacataaaatcaatatcaagagaaaaaaaatctgggAAAACCAAAAGATAAATTACTCTAGCAAACAATAAATCAAGCAATGATGATGAAGTTTTGAATCAATCATCATTCCATGAAAATAATGACACCATAAGTGAAACTCAAAACAAACAAAGGGAGTCTCACCAAAACGTGATGCCATATATAAGATTCCAATCAAAAAGTTTTGTGCAAAAGAACATCtt carries:
- the LOC109011451 gene encoding ATP synthase subunit delta', mitochondrial-like produces the protein MFRQASRLLAQTLRAGLRPFSSDLPAAPTSDSAFIESWKKVIPNIEPPKTPSNFLRPRPATPTSIPSKITVNFVLPYASELSAKEVDMVIIPATTGQMGVLPGHVPTIAELKPGVLSVHEGNDVTKYFLSSGFAFIHANSVADIIAVEAVRIDHIDPSLVQKGLAEFTQKLSSATTELEKAEAQIGVELHSALNSALSG
- the LOC109011450 gene encoding lon protease homolog 2, peroxisomal, which produces MAESVELPSRLGILPFRNKVLLPGAIIRIRCTSPSSVKLVEQELWQREEKGLIGILPVRDTAETTTAIGPVVSQGIGSDSGERSSRVHVGASDSHRLDAKNQQENIHWHNRGVAARALHLSRGVEKPSGRVTYIVVLEGLCRFSVQELSTRGTYYTARISPLEMTKAEMEQVEQDPDFMTLSRQFKAAATELISVLEQKQKTGGKTKVLLETVPVHKLADIFVASFEISFEEQLSMLDSVDLKVRLSKATELVDRHLQSIRVAEKITQKVEGQLSKSQKEFLLRQQMRAIKEELGDNDDDEDDVAALERKMQSAGLPSNIWKHAQRELRMLKKMQPLQPGYNSSRVYLELLADLPWQKTSEEHELDLKAAKQHLDSDHYGLVKVKQRIIEYLAVRKLKPDARGPVLCFVGPPGVGKTSLASSIAAALGRKFVRISLGGVKDEADIRGHRRTYIGSMPGRLIEGLKRVAVCNPVMLLDEVDKTGSDVRGDPASALLEVLDPEQNKTFNDHYLNVPFDLSKVVFVATANRLQPIPPPLLDRMEVIELPGYTPEEKLKIAMRHLIPRVLDQHGLSSEFLQIPEAMVKLVIQRYTREAGVRNLERNLAALARAAAVRVAEQEQAVPLSKDVHQLASPLLENRLAEGGEVEMEIIPMAVNNHEISNEFRIASPLVVDETMLEKVLGPPRFDDREAAERVATPGVSVGLVWTAFGGEVQFVEATAMVGKGDMHLTGQLGDVIKESAQIALTWVRTRAMDLKLAASEGINLLEGRDIHIHFPAGAVPKDGPSAGVTLVTALVSLFSQKRVRADTAMTGEMTLRGLVLPVGGVKDKILAAHRCGIKRVILPQRNLKDLVEVPAAVLADLEILLAKRMEDVLEQAFEGGCPWRQHSKL